The Portunus trituberculatus isolate SZX2019 chromosome 19, ASM1759143v1, whole genome shotgun sequence genome contains a region encoding:
- the LOC123506206 gene encoding pigment-dispersing hormone 2 peptides-like, producing MRSGVFVAVLVLVVLAALLTQGQQLHVPEREAVATLAARILKVVHAPQDAAAALPHKRNSELINSLLGISALMNEAGRR from the exons ATGCGCAGCGGTGTGTTCGTGgccgtgctggtgctggtggtcctCGCTGCCCTCCTCACCCAGGGACAGCAGCTTCATGTCCCGGagcgtgag GCCGTGGCCACCCTGGCGGCACGCATCCTGAAAGTGGTCCACGCTCCGCAGGACGCCGCAGCAGCTCTCCCTCACAAACGCAACTCTGAACTCATCAACTCGCTGCTCGGCATCTCTGCGCTCATGAACGAGGCCGGCAGGCGGTGA